The genome window GAAGTGGTGAGCCGCGGGACAACACACGATCGGTGCCGTCGCGGGCGACCATTGCGTCATCCAGTCGGCCGCCCATTGCTCCGCCGCATCCCCGCACGCCAGCCGAGGCGATGCGGTCGGAGTCACACCGAGCGACGCGAGCGCTTGCGCGTAGCGTTCGAGGGCCGACGGGACCGGTGCGGGCCCCGACCAGCGCGCCCGCACCCAGCGTCCGCGTCTCAGTCGGTAGGACGGAGCGGACAGGATGGGAGCCTTCTGACGCCAGGTCAGCACTCGCGTCCGTACGCTGCGGTGCAGATCCACGATCAAGTCGGACGCTTCCATCTCGGCGCTCATCGAGATCAGGTCCTCGATACGCCGCGCATCCGGGTCGAGGCTTCGCACGTGCGCGATGGCGGGATCGAACCGCACCGCGTCTGCGAATTCTTCCTTCACCCAGAAGCGCAGGTGAGCACTCGGAAACGCTGCGGCGAGCGCGTGAACCACGGGCAGGGCGAGCACCACGTCGCCGAGCGACGAGAGTCGCAGGATCTCGATGCGCCGGAATCCGCCGTCGGGGATGGCAATCGCGCCC of Candidatus Eisenbacteria bacterium contains these proteins:
- a CDS encoding glycosyltransferase family 9 protein → MAQRAGAIAIPDGGFRRIEILRLSSLGDVVLALPVVHALAAAFPSAHLRFWVKEEFADAVRFDPAIAHVRSLDPDARRIEDLISMSAEMEASDLIVDLHRSVRTRVLTWRQKAPILSAPSYRLRRGRWVRARWSGPAPVPSALERYAQALASLGVTPTASPRLACGDAAEQWAADWMTQWSPATAPIVCCPAAHHFTKRWPQEHWIALDRSLAALGRPRLYLSLARERRSLPELSQHVESAADARWCSEPLARMAALVSHAAGAVTNDTGLMHVAAARGARVVALFGSTSPVLGFAPAGAGHIVLCRNEPCQPCTLHGRTECPLSHFRCMRELQPAQVLTAVEKVLSPRVPESDTP